TTGAGGTCAATACCCACGACACCTTTGCCGTCAGGCAGCATCTGAGCTAGCGTTACTACAATCAAGGAGCCCGTGTTCGAAGTATAGGGGGCTGTAATAATCGGTTGGCCCGATGCATTCATTGCCTGCTGGAACCATTCCGTTTGTCTAGGATCATAGTCGGACGGCAGCTTTTCCCCTGATGCCTTGATAATGCCAGCCTGTGCCGTACCGATAAATACGTCCACCGTCTCCGGATGAAGTCCCAGGTACTGCTTCAGTGCATTGATAGTTGAACCCGCTTTCGCTTCGAGTTCCTTGTCGATTTCAGTGGACTTCATCGCCACGCTTAAATAATTCAGGTCATCGAACTTGGATTGCAGCGTGTGATTAATGATCTCATTCGCCGTCTCGACGCTCAGCGATGCACTGCGCAGAATTTCTTCCTCGACAGTTCCCTTGGCGTCACGGTAAGTGATAATACCGATAGCGCAGCTGGGCACAAGAAGCACGAGCAGAAATGTGAGAATCAGGTTTCTTCTAATACGATTAGCTCTTTTTTTCTTCATTGGTTTCTTTCCTTTCTAAACTGCAGTGAATCTCATCTGTCTTCTATAAAAAAATACTCCTTTCAACTTATCGGCATCTCTAAGACCATTCATTATGTAGTATATATAGGTAATTATTTCCACTAAGAGAGGGGTACCCATGTTATACGGGTACCCCTCTTGGCGGCGGTCATAGACCACCTCTATATAAAGGCCATCCATCCTGCACAGCGAAAAACAAAGATGGCTGGCTCTTATAAGATCAAACTACGTTACTTCGGCTGATTGGAAGGTATGAATCCGCTCAGGTCTACGCCAAGTCCGGCAGCGAGTCTTGCACCATATTCGGCGTCCGCACGGTAGAAATTGCATACGGCACGGAGCTGGATATCAGATTTGACCTGACTGAGGTCATCAACCAGATTGCGGATCAAATGATCCTTCTCCTGTTCCGTAAACGAACGGTACAATTCTCCGGCTTGGGTGAAATCATCTGTTTTTTCAATACGCTGGCGAACGACATGCCCGATGAGCGGTGCTTCGCTTTCATTTACAGTAGGGTCTTCCACAGGACCTGTTGTATAGCTGTTCGGCTCATAGTTTACCGGCGACGGATCTTGATTCACGTTCATCAAGCCATCACGTTGATGATTACGCACAGGAGCATACGGGCAGTTAATCGGGATCTGCAAATAATTCGCACCGAGTCGATGACGCTGCGTATCCGGGTAAGAGAATAGCCGGCCTTGCAGCAGTTTATCCTCCGACGGCTCGATGCCAGGCACCAGCGCACTTGGGGAGAAAGCGACCTGCTCAACTTCGGCGAAGAAGTTCTGCGGATTGCGATTCAAGGTCATGGTGCCGACCGTTACGAACGGGAAGCGATCCTCCGGCCAGGTCTTTGTAGCATCCAGCGGATCAAAGGACAATCCATCCATCTCTTCCGGGGACATCAGCTGTACCTGCAAGCGCCATTTCGGGAAATTCCCGTTTGCGATGTGCTCATGAAGATCACGGGTGGCGTGATTGAAGTCCTTGCCCTGCACTTCGACCACTTCATCGGCATTCAGCGTATTCACGCCTTGTACGGATTCCCATTTGTATTTAATGTAAGTCACTTTGCCTTCGCTATTCACCCATTTGAAGGCGTGGACACTGAAGCCATCCATCTCGCGATAGTTCGCTGGTGTGCCATTATCCGAGAACAGCCAGGTCATCATATGTGTGGATTCCGGAGACAGCGTCATGAAATCCCAATACCGGCCGGGCTCCTGGATGTTGGTCTCCGGCGAAGGTTTCAAAGAATGCACCATATCAGGGAATTTGATCGCGTCGCGAATAAAGAAGACCGGAATATGATTCCCTACAATGTCATAGTTGCCTTCCTCCGTATAGAACTTCACGGCAAATCCGCGTGGGTCGCGTGCCGTTTCGGGTGACCCTGTTCCATGAATAACCGTGGAGAAGCGAACGAACACAGGAGTTTCCTGACCAATTTCCTGCAGGAATGCAGCTCTCGTATAAGGCTTCATGTCGTGCTCCACAACAAATGTGCCATGTGCACCTGCCCCGCGGGCATGAACAACACGCTCCGGAATCCGTTCACGGTCGAAGTGGGCAATTTTTTCGATCAGATGATAATCCTCAAGCAGCGTCGGTCCTCGGCGTCCTGCCGTTTTGGAGTTTTGGTTATCTCCGACTGGAGCCCCTTGATTGGTTGTCATTCTATCCATATATGAACCCTCCATCATTTCTATAATTGATTTTAGACTGAATCTAAATTTATGAATTGATTGTATCACTGGAGAATCCATTGGATCATGATTGTCGCATGAGTGTTATATGACCCTTCTATGATCGTTATATGAAGGTCGGATGAATTCATTTTGAGTACCGCAAAATGAACAAAAAAAGGGAGGGGGGATTAGTCCGCCAGGCGGTATCCCACTCCTCTAACCGTTGCAATATAGCGCGGGGCTCCCGCGTTGTCGCTCAGCTTTTTACGCAAGCTTTTGATATGGACGTCGACCACATTGCTGCCGCCCATAAAATCCGTATCCCAAATTTTGCACATCAGGTCCTCACGCGTGCAGACGGCCCCTTCGCTGTCCAGCAGGAGCATCAGCAAATGATACTCTGTCTTGGTCAAATGGATTGGAGTGCTGCCCCGGTGGATGGTCATTTTATCCCGATCAATGGATAAGTCTTTATAGATGAGGCCGCGCATGACCTCTTCTCCACCCGACAATCCGGCAGCAGGAGAGAATAATCGAATGGTCCGCTGCACCTGATACATCATCGTATCTTTGGAACGGGCAGGCCATACCATAAGCTCTTCGTTTAACAAACTTGAACCTGCTTTGCTCATTAACTCTTCCCCTACTAGGTATAGAATCGGAATAGAGGAATGTTCGGGCAGCAGGAGTTCCTTCTCCTTGTTGAACGCCGCCATATTCCGGCAGCCCGTCATATCGGCAATAATCAGTCCTGTATTCAATGCCGACTGAAGACGCGGTTCCCATTTGCGGAACATCATCACCTCAAAGCAGTTCTCAGTCAAGGTAATGAACATTTCGTTCACCCGTCCGGGAGAACGGCTTAATAACGCAGCCCGCAGGGTTGTGGGACAAGCATCCCCTATCGCCATCGCGATCGGCGTCGTCGGACGAACATACAGATTGCCGGACTGGAAATCAGGAAATGAATAGACCGTTCCAAGTTCCGTCATTTCTTCCGTTTGGTTTGACATTCTGGACACACCCCCCCGAATACGACATGAGCATGATGGATGACGTAATTGGTTTCACCGGCTACCGTAGCAGCCCAATCCTCTGGCACCTCCGTCATGACCTCGTCCACTTTACCGCATACTTCACAAATAATATGTTGATGATCGTCCATACGGGCATCGTACCGGCTCGCGCTCTCGCCCAGCTTCAATTCACGGATCAGCTGCTTATCCGTCAAATAACGCAGGGAATTATAAACCGTTCCGTACGCTAAATTATATCCTTTCTCCACCAGCCGGTTCATGATATCCGCAGCAGTCGGATGATCATGCGATTCCCGAAGGACATCGTACACCGCTTGGCGTTGCGTCGTCAGATTTAAAGATTTCAAGGTATTCACCCTTTTAATTTATTTTTAGATCAAGTATAAATCCTATTCTCTTCAAGGTCAACATCCCGTGCCAGAATTTCCGCTGGTAATCTTTAAGATTTCTTTAGATTCAATTAAAAATTCCTTTAGCTTGTGTGGTTAGAATTAGAACATACATAAAACGATGAAACATATATAGCCCGCCAAAGGAGGCGATCGATCGCCATGGAATCCATAGCCAAGCATCCCCGTCATGTACCGTCATCCCCTGAACGATCCCGGCGGCAAGCCGGCACGATTCGGCATAAACCTGCGAAGCCCCGCAAGGGACGCACAAGATTAAGCTTGCTCCTGCTATTGTTTAGCGTCATTCTGATGGCCGTGTTCATAGCGCGGGTGTTTATTCCTCCTCCCATCAAAGCCAGTTCGGCCATCTTGATTCATGCAGATACCGGCCGCGTGCTCTATGCTATGCATGCCGATCTTCCCCTTCCTCCCGCGAGCATGTCCAAGATGATGACCGAACTGCTGGTGCTGGATGCTGTTCGTTCCGGGCAGCATGCTTGGGACGAGAATGTACCGGTCAGCCGATATGCCGCAGAGGTGCCCGGTTCAGGCATCGGCATGCATGAAGGCGAACGTTATACGTTGAAGCAGCTGTTCGAAGCGCTCATCATCCATTCGGCCAATGATGCGGCCGTAGCTATTGCGGAGCATCTCGGCGGGTCGGAGTCCCGATTCGTGGAGAGCATGAATGCCCGGGCGAAACAAATCGGCCTCTCTGATCGCACCGTCTTCGCCAATGCTTCCGGTTTGCCTGCCGCTGACCTCGCTCCCTTTGCCGAAGCGGCCACCGAACGCGATACCGTCATGACGGCCAGGGATTCGGCCATGCTGGCCCGATGGCTGCTTAACAAACATCCGGATTTGCTCGAGGTAACCAGCCAGCGCGATTTGCCTGTTCCGCAGAAGAAGCTGTCCCTGCATACCACCAATCTCATGCTCCCTGGGGAGGCACATTCATACGAAGGTAATGACGGATTTAAGACCGGATATACCCGCTCTGCCGGTTACTGCTTTACCGGAACGGCGTCTCGTGGTGGAAACCGGCTGATTTCCGTCGTGATGGGAACCGGGGATGCCGATCAACGCTTTACGGAAACCCGGAAGCTGATGGATTACGGATTCGAACGGCAAGGCATTCTTTCGAATCTCCTATCCGCTCTTTTTTAATAGTTGTCATAGAAGAACTCACGATTTTGAAGGCCAAGCTGCACTCTATAGGGTCAATTTAGGGTACACTGTTCGTAAGGAATCATTGTTTCCAATAGGCGGATTTACTGGAGGATATTTTAATGAGAAGTATATTAATCGTAGATGATGATAAAGAAATTTCCGGGCTGATCTCCATCTACCTGGAGAATGAGGGTTACCGCGTGATCCAGGCCCATGACGGGGAGGAAGCGCTTCTGGCCATGACCAGCAATAACGGGGGGGTGGATCTCGTGATTCTGGATGTCATGATGCCTAAGCTGAACGGGATTGATACCTGCCGCAGAATCCGGGAAACCTCGTCCATACCCATCCTGATGCTGAGCGCCAAGAGTGAGGACATGGATAAAATACTGGGGCTGATGACCGGAGCGGATGACTATATGATCAAACCGTTCAATCCGCTGGAGCTGACGACTCGCGTCAAAACACTGCTTCGGCGCTCCACTCTGTACAATGCGGAACTGCATCGGGAGGACAGCGAGCGGATCGAGATTAATGGGCTCGACATTAACCGGAGTACGCATGAAGTAACGGCCAACGGCAAAGCGATCTCTCTGACGGCGAGAGAATTCGAGATTCTGTATTTGCTTGCCCGCCAACCGGGGAGAATCTTTAGCGCCGAGGATATCTTCCAGCAGGTCTGGAAGGAGAAATATTACGTATCCAATAATACGGTCATGGTGCACATCAGCAACCTGCGGGACAAGCTCGAGAGGGAGCTGGGTTATAAGCTCATTCAAACGGTATGGGGCGTCGGGTACAAAATCCATGCGTAAGCTGCAATGGAAGATCATTACACTGTTCTTTGCCAGCGGAGCCCTGACCTTGGCCATACTGTTCATCGCGCAGCAGATCTTCCGATTGATCGGCCGGGAATACTGGAAGGAGCCCTGGGTAAACACCCTTTTCAGAGTTGATCGTACGTTGGAGGATTTCTTCGGTTTCCCCATCATCCCGACGATCATCGGCATCGTGCTGTTTATCTGTATGGTGCTCCTCCTGAGTCAAGGCACCATTCGTCAAATCAATCAGTTAATGGAGGGTACAAAGCGTTTGGCGAAGGGCGAATTGGATCAAGAGATTATCGTTAGCTCCAATGACGAACTGGGCCAGATGGCAACGCAAATCAATCAAATGGCCAAGCAGCTCAAGCTATCGCTGGCGGAGGAACGCATGGCCGTCCAGTCCAAGAACGAGCTGATCAGCAACGTATCGCATGATCTGCGTACCCCCCTCACCTCCATCATCGGGTACTTGCGGCTGGTCAATGAAGACCATTACAAGGATGAGGTCGAGCTCCGGTATTATACCGATATCGCGTACGATAAGTCGCTGCGCCTGGGCGGACTCGTGAACGATTTGTTTGAATATACACGAATGGGGTACTCCCCGATGAACCGTGTTGACATTAATTTGGTGGAGCTGCTCGCGCAATTGGCCGTGGACTTTTCACTAACCGGGCAGCAGGAAGGCGTACAGGTCAACTTCACGCCTGAATCGGAGAAAATCATGATCTCCTCGGATGGGGATAAACTGATGCGCACCTTCGAGAATCTGCTGTCCAATGCGGTACGGCACGGACTTGAGGCCGGGGTGGTGGATTTGAAGGTATCAAGTGATTCGAAGTTTGCCATCGTACAGGTCATCAATTACGGCCCCCCGATCCCTCAATATGCGATCCCCTATCTGTTCGAGCGGTTCTACCGGGCGGATGAATCGCGCACCGATCAAACCGGCGGCTCCGGACTTGGCTTGGCTATCGTAAAGACCATCGTGGATGCCCATCATGGCACGATTCAGGTGACCAGTAATACGGAACGGACGATGTTTGAAGTTCTCCTACCTTTAGAGACTCCTGAAAATTAACAAAATAAAACATTTAATATTCGACATACAATTCCATTTTCCGATAAAATAGGGGGTGAATGTCTTCATCGCCTTGCCGCCATTGTGCAAGGTACATGAAAGGAATGATCCCCCATGACCAATATACTGTTTACCAACTTTTGTATATTTGTGACTTTCTTATACTTATCCGGACTGCTGTCCAAAAAATATGTAGCAGGCGTTGTGACACCGTCCATCAGCGTTAAGATCAACGCTGGACTGCTCTTTGGCATTTACGGGATCATCTTGATGTACTATTCTTTTCCGATTGACCCTCGGTTTTTCGCAGATTTGCGGCATCTGGCCATTGTTGTGATCGCCAGCTACTTGGGCTGGCTTCCAGCCCTGATTGCCGGCGTGCTCATTGCGCTCGGGCGATTGATTCTGTTCGGCATGTCCGCTTCCTCTGCCATTGCGGGAGCCGGCATGCTGCTGATCGGCATCATATGCGGGACGGTATCTCGTATCCATTGGAATCGTTTAAACAAAATGCTGCTCATGAGCGTATCGAGCATGCTGGTGCTCCTAGGCATTATGTGGATGAATATCCAGGACCACCATAAGGTATATACTGTCTTCACGCAGCACCTTATCATATCCGTCCTCGCCACGGTTGTCATCTACATGTTGACGGAGTATATCAACACGTCCAATCAACTATTTCTGCAGATGAAGAAAAATGCGGAAACGGATCACCTGACCAGTCTTCACAATTTGCGCCAGTTCGAGCAGCTGTTGTCGGAACGTTTTCTCGAAGCCCAGCATTTCAGCGAACGGCTGGGTGTTCTTGTCGTGGACATTGATCATTTCAAAAAAATAAACGACACCTACGGCCATGCGGCCGGAGATGCCGTTTTGCAGCAGCTCAGCAAAGTGCTGAGGGAGCATTCCCGTTCTTTTGATGAAGTGTCCCGCAACGGCGGGGAAGAATTCTCGGTGCTGGTCCCGGAAGCGACCATTGACGAGACGGCCGCTATTGCAGAACGAATCCGGGCCGCCGTAGCGGATCATATCTTTGTCCTGGAAAACGGAACCAAGATCCAGATCACCGTGTCGATTGGGGCTGCCGTACATCCCGATACGATCCGGTCGAAAAATGCCAAGGAGCTGCTCCAGCAAGCAGACCGCGAGCTGTACCGCGCCAAGGACAGCGGACGCAACCGCGTATGTTCCGCTCCCGAAATCCATGATCTGATTCTTTCTTAATTCGAATCCGCCTTCAGTATTTCTTCAATGGCAGTCAGCGTATCTGAAGAGAGCTTAATACCGGAAGCCTTCACATTCTCTTCCACCTGCTCCGGACGGCTGGCCCCCACCAGTGCACTAGCTACGTTGTTCTGACGCAGAATCCAGGCCAAGGCCAATTGGCCGACGGTCATACCCAGCTCGCTTGCAACGACTCCCAGGGCCTGCACCTTCTGAATGCGGTCTTCACTCATTTTAAGCCGGTCGGCTCCAATCTTCGATGCGCGGCTGTTCTCCGGCACGGCTTGCTTGGAGGCGTACTTTCCCGTCAGCAGCCCTTGCGCAAGAGGAGAATAGACCACTTGACCAATGCCCTTCTTCTCGCCTAAAGGGATGATCTCTTCCTCGATCTTGCGCTCGAACATGTTGTACAGCGGCTGATTCACCACGATGCGATCCAGCAAATAGCGGTCCGCCACGGCCAATGCCGCTTCCATCTGGGCAGCGGTCCACATACTGACTCCTACATAGAGCACCTTGCCTTGCCGGACAAGGTCATTCAGCGCCCGCAGCGTTTCCTCTATCGGTGTTTCTTCATGATATCGATGACAGTAATAGATGTCGACGTAATCGGTTCCCAGCCGCTTCAGACTCGCATCGCACTGCTCTCTAATATGTTTGCGGGAAAGTCCCTGATCATTGGGTCCGTCCCCCATCTTGCCGAATACCTTCGTGGCCAGGACATAGGATTCCCTTGGGAATGCTCTCAAGGTTTCCCCGACAACCACTTCAGCCGCTCCCTGGGCATACACATTCGCTGTATCAAAAAAATTAACGCCAAGTCCATATGCAGTCTGAATCGACTTCACGGCATTCTCCCGTTCCACATATCCCCCGTACGTCAGCCAGCTCCCCAGACTGATATCGCTAACCTTCAATCCGCTTCCGCCCAATCTTCTAAATTCCATATGTGAAACCTCCTTCATACAAGATAGATGCTTATTCTTTATTGTAACATCTTCCTGTACAATAGACAGATGTGCCCTGTCTAACGTTTATAACCGGTCGACTTTATTTTCACCTTGACCGATACATTAAACTTGGCATGGGGATACATGGCGTCCCATTCATCCATCTCCGTCTTATTGTTCCAGTGCGTCCCTCCATACCGGAGGCCGAAACCGAGCGGGTCCAGGCCTGTTTTTTGAATCCTCTCCAGCAAGTTTTTCACCGCTTGGGATAGTTCCTTGCTAAACTGCTCTTCGATCTTATGCAGACCCTTCTGATTCAGTTGCGTTGGATCCTCTTTCTCTTCCAAAATCGCCGTTATCCGAATATTGAAATCAATCGTTTCTTCCCCTGGTTTGTCCGTTACGATCTTGTATCTTGCTCGGGTTCTATCCGTGTTGACTTCAAGCAATTTGCCGTCCATTATCGTCCCGAAATTCGTGCTTAGATTACGACGATCCAACAGGTTAAACAGCCTGGTTTCATCCGGCGTCAGAATCACCTTCACCTTGTCCTTATCCATCAAGGCTACTCTCTCGATATTCAGGATCTTGTCAGTGGTAGTTTCCACAACGGGCATGACCGGATCTTCCCCTTCCTCTAACATTCGGCGGGACAAATCGAAGGAGTATGTCCTAGTAATGAAGGGAGATTCCGTCCCATCCTCGCTGAGCGCCAGAAATATTGCGTTCCCGGCAATCCGCTCCGTTGGAGGATCCGTCTTTAATACGGCTTCTGCCGAAGGAATGGCGACGGCTGGATACATTAAGAGCTGCATATCCCGCCTCCGAACGGTCCAGTCCTGGATTTTGCTGATATTTCGCCGAGCATAGGCTTCGCCGTACATGACCCCCTTGCAATGACCAAAGTCAAGTTCCTTATCTACTTTGGATTTGACCTCCCTGATCGCTTCCGCAATACTTGTTGATTCTTGTGTAATAAGGAAAGACTTCTTATCCCCAATCTTAGGGTCTCCTGAAGGAATCGCCATTTTGAAGGTAAATCGGTTCATATCGGGGTTTTTCTCAGAGACGTCAATACCAATGGACACGACAAAAAGTCTGAGATCGATATCCCTAAAATCACATCCCGACACAAATAAAAAAGAGCAGCACATGAGCCAGACCAGCCATCGTTTCAGGTCTTTCATGCCTTCTTCCTCCTTTTCCTCCATACCGCATAGAATAATAGGGCAATGAGCAGGAATTCCCCAGCGAACCGGACGTCCAAAAAGACAATCGCCATATCATTTAATATGTATTGATTAACGATAAACGACGTGCCGAAGATAATCAGGGAAAAGAGGAGAAGCACCCACCATTCGAATTTCCTCCTTTTAGACATCGCTTCCCCCTTATCGACCTTTAATCCGAAACCTCCCAGAATCAACTCCTTGCCCACATGCCAATGAACGATGGAATTCACGAGGGAGAGGCACATATACACCACGTAGAAGACATAAATCATCCGTTCTATGATGAAATAACGAATCCGAAGCGAGTCCACCGTCGAGAAGGCAGGATACACGTGTCCTCCGGCGCCCGCGGCTCCCAATATGCCGATGGATGCAAAGATCGATACCAGAAGGGTAAGAATACTAACCACCACAATCGCCCAAATATGCCGCACTCTGAATCGGTGAAAGATCCGATTAAATACCACCATGTTCACGTAGCCCGTAAATATATAGGTAGCCGCGGCCACCGTCTCGTAATTGGGCATGTTCCATGCATAAGTAATGATCTGCCTTACGGCATCCCAACTGAAATATGGATTGCTGAAGATACGCCATGACATATAAGCAATGATGGGCACGGTGATGTACAGAATCATCTCCAGGCCATAGAGAATCGACTCGGAATCCAGCCTGGCACTAAGTGCAACCACCACCAGAAATCCCATCAGAACGATATAGGGTGATACATCCGGACTGATGTATCGGGAGGTAATATCAACGAAACTGACCAAGGTTATCACGCTGGAGAAATACCACCCGAGTCCGTATAAAACAAGGAGGATACCAGATATCCACTTGGGCATAACCGAATGAAAAATCTCCGGCAACCCCTGTCCCGGGAATTGTTGGATCAGTTTTACGAAAGTAAACATCACAAAGACACCAATTGGAATGGACACCAGGATCGACATCAGCGCACCGTCAAAACGATCCGTAATTAAGATGCGGGGGACAAAAATAATTAGGTTGATGGTTGCATTGAGCAGGAAGAGGTAATAAAAATATTTATTTCTAACCACTTCGCTGGTCTCCTTTCTTGTTCCAATCCACAGCAAACATCTTCAAGTAGGGTTTGCCAAAGGACCTGAGACTCGTAAGGTACATGATCATGGCCACCATGCCCAAAACGATACCGACCAAGCCGAAGAAGGTGGCCAGGACAATGAACAAATACTTCGTGACACGGATGCCCGAACTCATCATCGTGATCGGGATCACGAAATTTGTTATTGCAACCGCGGAAACCAGAATGATCATGATGTTACTAACCAATCCCGCCTCCGTAGCAGCGGTTCCCAAAATGAGACCCCCTACCGTGGTAGCGGTCTGACCAATCGCTTTGGGCAGCCGAACACTCGCCTCCGTCAGAAACTCCATCGCCAGCAGCATGAAGATCACTTCAAAGAAAGACGGATACGGCACCGTAGCCCTGCTTCCCGCAATAAGCAGCGTAACCTGCATCCTCAATATTTCCGGATTATAGGAGGTGAAGGCCACATAAAGGCTTGGCATCAGCACGGTGACAAACAATGCGATATACCGGATTCCCTTGAGAAACCAGCCGATCGGAGGAAGCTGTATTTTGTCATCCATCGCCGTAAAGAAATCATTGAATATAGCCGGCAGTAGAAGAGCATACCCCGTTGAATCCATCAACACAGCGATCTTTCCTTGAGATATATTCAATACGGTCCGGTCAGGGCGTTCGGTCAGCATGAGCGTCGGATACAGACGGAATTTAGGATGCATTGTATGTCTCTCGATTTCGGAGGCCGATTGCACAATATCCGCCTTGATCTCGGACAATCGCTTCCTAAGCTCCTCTAATACCGTTTCTTCCACTTTGTATGCATCATACATAATAATGATTCGAGTCTGTGATATCTTGCCAAGGGTCATAAATTCCGTCTTCAAATTTTCAGTTTGGTAACGGTGGCGAATCAGATTCAAGTTCACCTCGATATTTTCCGTAAACGAATCATTGGGACCCTGAATGACGTTCTCCGTACTGGCGGGTTGGATGAAGCCTGCATTAACCAATACGGCGTCAAACAGGAGCACGCTGTCCCGAATGAATATGGCTACGCAGCCCCTTAGTATATTACGGAGCAACTCCTGTTTATCTTTCGGCTCCACACTTGAGGGAAAGGATCGGATGAATTGGTCGTATAACTCCAAGGAATTCAGCTCATAGAAACGGTTAATCAAATTATCGTTAATCATAGCGGGGTCGCACATGCTCTTAAGATAAATCAATAACGCATGCTCACCTTCATTCTTCAGCTCACGCTGCTCGATATCCCCGACATTACGAAGATGTTCTTGCAGGCATTGTCTGGCTTCCTCCGCATTTAGATATTGTTCGCTGGTCATGATACCACCCCTCATTCACTAAATTCCGGTTCTCCCGCTGTTCTTTAGGTTCTGCACAAATGTCCCAAATTATTTACAATCATCCAGAAAAACCTAGGAAGACTGTGAATCGAAATCACCTAGTTTCTAATCATTCCCATGTGGTAATAATGAAGACAAGAGTCGGAGTTTAAGGGCAATGCCCATAGAAACTGAGGAGGAATCGTGAATGAACCCATCCAATTCATCGCATCAAGAACTGCCGCAATATCCGGAGTCGCTGTGGAGAGCGACAACGAAACTGCCCACCTTCCCCCGCTTGGCCGAAGATATTGAGACGGATGTTGCCATTGTCGGAGCCGGCATAACCGGCATTACAACCGCTTATCTGCTTGCCAAGGCAGGCAAAGATGTCGTGCTGATCGAAGCAGGGCAAATCCTGAACGGGACCACCGGTCATACAACAGCTAAGGTTACGGCACAGCATGGGCTGATCTATCATGAATTTATGCATCATTTTGGGGAGGAGAAGACAAGACTCTATTACGAAGGCAATCGGGAAGCGATTGAATTCATTCGGGATATTATTGGCGGAGACGAAGGGAAATTCGGGCTGAAGCTGGAGGATGCCTATATCTACGCTCAACAGGAGGACAAGTATCTCTCGAAGCTGGAGGATGAAATCAAAGCCTATGAAAAGCTCGGCATTCCGGGAGAATGGCAGGATAGCCTTCCCCTGCCTATGCCGATTCGGGGAGCCATTAAGATGCCCGGACAATATCGATTCCACCCTTTGCAATATCTTAAGCATCTGACCGAACAATTCCTGAAGCTAGGAGGACGGATCTACGAGAACACGACCATGGATGAAAAGGCCGAAACCGATGGACCGATCACACTCCTGACC
Above is a window of Paenibacillus sp. FSL K6-1330 DNA encoding:
- a CDS encoding aldo/keto reductase family protein, producing MEFRRLGGSGLKVSDISLGSWLTYGGYVERENAVKSIQTAYGLGVNFFDTANVYAQGAAEVVVGETLRAFPRESYVLATKVFGKMGDGPNDQGLSRKHIREQCDASLKRLGTDYVDIYYCHRYHEETPIEETLRALNDLVRQGKVLYVGVSMWTAAQMEAALAVADRYLLDRIVVNQPLYNMFERKIEEEIIPLGEKKGIGQVVYSPLAQGLLTGKYASKQAVPENSRASKIGADRLKMSEDRIQKVQALGVVASELGMTVGQLALAWILRQNNVASALVGASRPEQVEENVKASGIKLSSDTLTAIEEILKADSN
- a CDS encoding Ger(x)C family spore germination protein, producing the protein MKDLKRWLVWLMCCSFLFVSGCDFRDIDLRLFVVSIGIDVSEKNPDMNRFTFKMAIPSGDPKIGDKKSFLITQESTSIAEAIREVKSKVDKELDFGHCKGVMYGEAYARRNISKIQDWTVRRRDMQLLMYPAVAIPSAEAVLKTDPPTERIAGNAIFLALSEDGTESPFITRTYSFDLSRRMLEEGEDPVMPVVETTTDKILNIERVALMDKDKVKVILTPDETRLFNLLDRRNLSTNFGTIMDGKLLEVNTDRTRARYKIVTDKPGEETIDFNIRITAILEEKEDPTQLNQKGLHKIEEQFSKELSQAVKNLLERIQKTGLDPLGFGLRYGGTHWNNKTEMDEWDAMYPHAKFNVSVKVKIKSTGYKR
- a CDS encoding GerAB/ArcD/ProY family transporter → MVRNKYFYYLFLLNATINLIIFVPRILITDRFDGALMSILVSIPIGVFVMFTFVKLIQQFPGQGLPEIFHSVMPKWISGILLVLYGLGWYFSSVITLVSFVDITSRYISPDVSPYIVLMGFLVVVALSARLDSESILYGLEMILYITVPIIAYMSWRIFSNPYFSWDAVRQIITYAWNMPNYETVAAATYIFTGYVNMVVFNRIFHRFRVRHIWAIVVVSILTLLVSIFASIGILGAAGAGGHVYPAFSTVDSLRIRYFIIERMIYVFYVVYMCLSLVNSIVHWHVGKELILGGFGLKVDKGEAMSKRRKFEWWVLLLFSLIIFGTSFIVNQYILNDMAIVFLDVRFAGEFLLIALLFYAVWRKRRKKA
- a CDS encoding spore germination protein, with product MTSEQYLNAEEARQCLQEHLRNVGDIEQRELKNEGEHALLIYLKSMCDPAMINDNLINRFYELNSLELYDQFIRSFPSSVEPKDKQELLRNILRGCVAIFIRDSVLLFDAVLVNAGFIQPASTENVIQGPNDSFTENIEVNLNLIRHRYQTENLKTEFMTLGKISQTRIIIMYDAYKVEETVLEELRKRLSEIKADIVQSASEIERHTMHPKFRLYPTLMLTERPDRTVLNISQGKIAVLMDSTGYALLLPAIFNDFFTAMDDKIQLPPIGWFLKGIRYIALFVTVLMPSLYVAFTSYNPEILRMQVTLLIAGSRATVPYPSFFEVIFMLLAMEFLTEASVRLPKAIGQTATTVGGLILGTAATEAGLVSNIMIILVSAVAITNFVIPITMMSSGIRVTKYLFIVLATFFGLVGIVLGMVAMIMYLTSLRSFGKPYLKMFAVDWNKKGDQRSG